A region of the Larimichthys crocea isolate SSNF chromosome XVIII, L_crocea_2.0, whole genome shotgun sequence genome:
GTGAGTGCCTCCCCCCGCGGCAATGGAGTCGGGCCAGAAGCGCTGCAGTGGCCGGTTCTGAGGCGTCTTCTTCTTGGCTTTCGGTGTCTCGGAGGAGCTGGCGTCCAACATGGGCTGCAGGATCCGCCTCCGTGCGTTTATAAACCTGGAGACACGGGACGACAACACGGGTCAGTTCACTCAGTCTGAGATGGATAATAAATGTAGCAGAGACAGTCATGAGCTCAGGATAGCCACAAATCTAATTGTTTAGACAAAGTGTGGAGGTAAAGCAGTCACATGACTCGGTGTGTGCTGTAAAGCAGTCACATGACTCACCAGTTGTTGACCTGCAGCAGCGTCAGGTTTGTCTGAGTGGCGATCTGTTTCTTCTCGTCCTCTGTCGGATACGGGTGCTGCAGGAAATAaactgtttcagtgtgtgttcaacGTTAAACAGAagtgaccacacacactcacacagacacacacacagacacacacagacacacacatacactcacacagacacacacacactcaccccgATGTGCTGGAAGAGCCACGAGCGCATCACGTTGGTGGCGTGTTTGGGTAGAACGCCGCGTTTGTTCTTGGTTGAGTTGTCGTCGTGATTGAAGAGATTCAAGTCCTGATGGAACTGCAGCTGgagctgaacacacagacacacgcacacacacacacacacacacacacacacacacacacacagtttattatcTCATAACGTGTGTGTCCACGTCTGTAACGGCGTCCGTTCACGTGAACTCTGATTGGACGTTCAgatcatgtttatttatcaaaTGAAGGTTTTTGGttcaatgtaaataaatattataaacttTTACAGACTTTGAGTGAATATTATTTCTAAATCAGAAACTCTCCCTGTGAGCAGAGTTTCctcttttcaacattttcaaggCCTTTCCAGACTCCTACACTAACCTGTCAAGGTGTGTTCTGTGTGTCGGCTCGACGTACCTGATTGTTTTGGACGCGTATCGTCCCCGGAGACAGAGCCTGTGTGACCACCTGACCCTGAGGAGTGACGACTGTGACAGGCTGGTACACTGTAccacctgtgacacacacacacacacacacacacatacacacacagattattatAATCTGCTGAGCTGCAGCGTGCACGCTGGAAAGAAGAAGCTCTGATCAGAGCGTGACAGTAtctgagctgcacacacacacacacacacacagtacctgaGGGAGCGGTCGTATGCCATGGTGACATACCTGCGACCACCTGGGTGGGGTTGACGGCTGTCACGGTAACGTTCCCCTGCTGCAGGGCCGACGCCGGCACCACGATCTGACCCTGAGGACTGATGGTCCCCGAGATGGAGCTGGGcgtctgcgcacacacacacacacacacacacacacacacgatgtgATTGGTTTAACCTGCTAATGTCACACAGCGCTGAGCTACCTGTGCTTGTGGATCAGTACCTGAGTCTTGGTGGGTGAGAAGTTCTGGACCTGACCCTGTACAGGTGAGTACGGGCTGCCCGGGTCGCCGCTCAGCAGAGTCTCACTGTTCATCTTCGTCTTCAGACACGCGATGTACCGACTGCAGAAGTCCTTACACAGGTCGCTCaccttctccagctccagcaggtGGATCCGCAGAACCTGGATGGCCTTCACCATCTGGACGGGTCAGAGACATGAGAACGGGTCAGAGGGACGGGTCAGAGACAGAGGGACGGGTCAGAGGGACGAAAACGGGTCAGAGACAGAGGGACGACGAGTCAGGGGGACGGGTCTGATCCGCCTCCTTTAAAGTGTCGCCATGTTCTGGTTTTATATCCTCACTCCTGATTGGTTCACAGAGGTCAGAGCACAGTCA
Encoded here:
- the pknox1.1 gene encoding homeobox protein PKNOX1.1 isoform X2 — encoded protein: MAAQSVSIDKYPKGEQQMQGVASVDSDSEQKFIEGTLAEVPSPAPTEPQTPMDADKASIYRHPLFPLLALLFEKCEQSTMSSDCITSASFDVDIENFVRNQEKEGKPFFSEDPELDSLMVKAIQVLRIHLLELEKVSDLCKDFCSRYIACLKTKMNSETLLSGDPGSPYSPVQGQVQNFSPTKTQTPSSISGTISPQGQIVVPASALQQGNVTVTAVNPTQVVAGMSPWHTTAPSGGTVYQPVTVVTPQGQVVTQALSPGTIRVQNNQLQLQFHQDLNLFNHDDNSTKNKRGVLPKHATNVMRSWLFQHIGHPYPTEDEKKQIATQTNLTLLQVNNWFINARRRILQPMLDASSSETPKAKKKTPQNRPLQRFWPDSIAAGGGTHQQVTMPDGTMVTMNMEGLQSLTSDGATLAVQQVMLGGHSEDESGDSGDEDDDADMAGLGLDNSDSLQ
- the pknox1.1 gene encoding homeobox protein PKNOX1.1 isoform X3, with the protein product MTQRDNCGSRLLQPLVSVTKIGTQMQGVASVDSDSEQKFIEGTLAEVPSPAPTEPQTPMDADKASIYRHPLFPLLALLFEKCEQSTMSSDCITSASFDVDIENFVRNQEKEGKPFFSEDPELDSLMVKAIQVLRIHLLELEKVSDLCKDFCSRYIACLKTKMNSETLLSGDPGSPYSPVQGQVQNFSPTKTQTPSSISGTISPQGQIVVPASALQQGNVTVTAVNPTQVVAGGTVYQPVTVVTPQGQVVTQALSPGTIRVQNNQLQLQFHQDLNLFNHDDNSTKNKRGVLPKHATNVMRSWLFQHIGHPYPTEDEKKQIATQTNLTLLQVNNWFINARRRILQPMLDASSSETPKAKKKTPQNRPLQRFWPDSIAAGGGTHQQVTMPDGTMVTMNMEGLQSLTSDGATLAVQQVMLGGHSEDESGDSGDEDDDADMAGLGLDNSDSLQ
- the pknox1.1 gene encoding homeobox protein PKNOX1.1 isoform X1, translating into MQGVASVDSDSEQKFIEGTLAEVPSPAPTEPQTPMDADKASIYRHPLFPLLALLFEKCEQSTMSSDCITSASFDVDIENFVRNQEKEGKPFFSEDPELDSLMVKAIQVLRIHLLELEKVSDLCKDFCSRYIACLKTKMNSETLLSGDPGSPYSPVQGQVQNFSPTKTQTPSSISGTISPQGQIVVPASALQQGNVTVTAVNPTQVVAGMSPWHTTAPSGGTVYQPVTVVTPQGQVVTQALSPGTIRVQNNQLQLQFHQDLNLFNHDDNSTKNKRGVLPKHATNVMRSWLFQHIGHPYPTEDEKKQIATQTNLTLLQVNNWFINARRRILQPMLDASSSETPKAKKKTPQNRPLQRFWPDSIAAGGGTHQQVTMPDGTMVTMNMEGLQSLTSDGATLAVQQVMLGGHSEDESGDSGDEDDDADMAGLGLDNSDSLQ